In Schizosaccharomyces osmophilus chromosome 2, complete sequence, the following proteins share a genomic window:
- the pmp20 gene encoding thioredoxin-related chaperone Pmp20 yields MVAVGTPLPKVTLWEDKPGQNVELPSQGKIIVVGVPGAFTPPCSSHVPGYVANEKAFEAKGVAGVYVVAVNDVFCTAAWKKTFEGGEQSKVHFLADWNGQFTKGFDASFDASGLLGPLRSQRYAAVVEDGKVTKAFVEDEVTNVSVTAADNVLKSL; encoded by the coding sequence ATGGTCGCTGTTGGAACTCCTTTGCCTAAAGTTACCCTCTGGGAAGACAAGCCCGGTCAAAATGTTGAATTGCCATCTCAGGGCAAGATCATCGTTGTCGGTGTACCTGGTGCATTCACTCCTCCTTGCTCTTCTCACGTCCCTGGATACGTCGCCAACGAAAAGGCTTTTGAAGCTAAGGGTGTCGCTGGCGTTTACGTTGTTGCTGTCAATGACGTTTTCTGCACTGCTGCCTGGAAGAAGACTTTTGAAGGCGGTGAACAAAGCAAGGTCCACTTCCTTGCTGACTGGAACGGTCAATTCACCAAGGGCTTTGATGCCTCTTTTGATGCTAGCGGACTCTTAGGTCCTCTCCGCTCCCAGCGTTATGCCGCTGTTGTCGAGGATGGCAAAGTCACCAAggcttttgttgaagacGAAGTCACTAATGTCAGCGTTACTGCTGCCGACAACGTCCTCAAGTCTCTTtaa
- the new25 gene encoding Schizosaccharomyces specific SAP domain containing protein → MKVSKALTLTFAVVAFSPSSKSAHLKSWSKRQLILYCERNGLDSSGSYMDLLTRVEEHQKSNASAD, encoded by the exons ATGAAGGTATCTAAAGCGTTGACGCTTACATTTGCAG TCGTGGCCTTTTCGCCTTCCTCAAAATCAGCTCATTTAAAATCCTGGTCTAAACGGCAATTGATTTTGTACTGCGAAAGAAACGGTTTAGACAGCTCCGGCTCGTACATGGATTTACTCACTCGTGTTGAGGAGCATCAAAAGTCCAATGCTTCAGCTGACTAA
- the ura4 gene encoding orotidine 5'-phosphate decarboxylase Ura4 encodes MALTATPRTATFCGDVRKMDARLNHQYSERANGLSNPLAKSLLALMEEKQSNLSVAVDLTKKADILALVDKIGPFVCVIKTHVDVIEDFDQDFVQQLTALSKKHRFFIFEDRKFADIGNTVKLQYSSGVYKIASWAHITNCHTVPGEGIVQGLKEVGLPLGRGLLLLAEMSSKGSLATGSYTQNTLEWAEKHSDFCIGFIAGRRFPNLQHDFITMSPGIGLDVKGDGMGQQYRTPHEVIVNCGSDIIIVGRGIYGAGRDPLVEAQRYKKAGWDAYQKRLTRK; translated from the coding sequence ATGGCACTTACAGCTACCCCAAGGACAGCAACTTTTTGTGGAGACGTAAGAAAAATGGATGCTAGACTCAATCACCAATATTCTGAAAGAGCAAATGGGTTAAGCAACCCTCTCGCAAAGTCTTTGCTTGCTTTAATGGAGGAAAAGCAATCGAATCTGTCTGTTGCCGTTGACTTGACGAAAAAAGCTGACATCCTTGCTCTCGTTGATAAAATTGGTCCTTTTGTATGTGTTATTAAAACGCATGTCGATGTCattgaagattttgatCAAGACTTCGTTCAGCAATTGACTGCCCTTTCTAAGAAACATcgattcttcattttcgaGGACCGTAAATTTGCCGATATTGGAAATACTGTCAAGCTCCAATACTCTTCTGgtgtttacaaaattgcTTCTTGGGCCCATATTACTAACTGTCATACCGTTCCTGGAGAAGGCATTGTTCAGGGTTTAAAGGAAGTTGGCTTACCTCTTGGTCGCGGTTTGCTTCTCTTGGCAGAAATGTCTTCCAAGGGAAGCCTTGCCACTGGCTCCTACACACAGAATACTTTAGAATGGGCCGAAAAGCATAGTGACTTTTGCATTGGCTTCATTGCTGGTCGTCGTTTCCCCAACCTTCAGCATGATTTTATCACCATGTCTCCCGGTATTGGGTTGGATGTTAAGGGCGACGGTATGGGCCAGCAATACCGTACACCCCATGAGGTTATTGTGAATTGTGGCAGCGATATTATTATTGTTGGTCGTGGAATCTATGGTGCTGGCCGGGACCCTCTGGTTGAAGCCCAACGTTACAAAAAAGCAGGTTGGGATGCCTACCAAAAACGTCTTACCAGAAAATAG
- the tam14 gene encoding ER stress associated protein Tam14: MPAVQTPSQRRANAQFQKNITRRVKTNSKDHGVAKHPPSMIRRNIALFFLIIMCAGAVLTFLRFFF; this comes from the exons atgccT GCCGTTCAAACTCCATCTCAGCGTCGTGCAAATgctcaatttcaaaagaatattaCTCGACGcgtaaaaacaaactcaAAAGACCACGGAGTTGCTAAGCATCCTCCCAGCATGATTCGTCGTAATATAGCCC ttttctttttgattattATGTGCGCTGGTGCCGTCTTGACGTTCTTacgcttctttttttaa
- the alg11 gene encoding GDP-Man:Man3GlcNAc2-PP-Dol alpha-1,2-mannosyltransferase Alg11, with protein sequence MLFTLCIVSAIAFLAMHREIRRAICQALGRHLLQRVAKRKADIYEKVGVVPKIARTVGFFHPYCNAGGGGERVLWTAVKSVQTDFPNVISLIYTGDLVSSEEALRRVKTTFEIDLDSSKVIFVPLKLRFLVSPAVWPRFTLLGQSLGSMVLGLEAICRFAPDIFIDTMGYAFTFVVVKAFLNIPVGAYVHYPTISSDMLKSLKEVSIVSKVKGAYWRWFAKIYSQAGRHADFVMTNSSWTQNHIASLWGKDINLSVVFPPCNTSELDKVDILRPRESSLLYLAQYRPEKNHKDLLHSFAFYIQQHPESPAKLLLVGSARNETDLKLVESLKGLAQKLKVIERVEFIVDAPWPKVVEYLGTCSIGVNYMWNEHFGIGVVEYMAAGLIPVVNNSGGPKFDIVIPWIGKPTGFHASTVAEYAEAFQKALTLSTQEQQEMRVNARSACARFGEHVFMRDFGDVFAKLLREVYAKD encoded by the coding sequence ATGTTATTTACGCTTTGTATAGTCAGTGCAATTGCATTTCTTGCGATGCATCGAGAAATTCGTCGTGCAATATGTCAAGCCTTAGGACGACATCTTTTGCAACGGGTAGCCAAGCGTAAAGCCGATATATATGAGAAAGTGGGCGTTGTGCCTAAAATTGCACGTACCGTTGGATTTTTCCATCCTTACTGCAATGCTGGAGGAGGTGGAGAACGTGTCCTATGGACTGCTGTAAAGTCTGTCCAAACAGATTTTCCTAACGTTATTTCTCTTATCTATACTGGAGATTTAGTTTCTTCCGAAGAGGCACTTCGTAGGGTAAAAACAACGTTCGAAATTGATTtggattcttcaaaagtaaTCTTTGTACCTTTGAAGCTTCGATTTTTAGTGTCCCCTGCCGTTTGGCCTCGTTTCACTTTGCTGGGCCAATCTTTGGGTAGTATGGTTTTGGGATTAGAAGCAATTTGTCGGTTTGCTCCTGATATCTTTATTGATACGATGGGTTATGCCTTTACTTTTGTGGTCGTCAAGGCATTTCTTAATATTCCTGTTGGTGCCTACGTTCACTATCCGACAATTTCTAGCGATATGTTGAAGTCTCTGAAGGAGGTTTCCATTGTTAGTAAAGTCAAAGGTGCTTATTGGAGATGGTTTGCTAAAATTTACAGCCAAGCAGGTCGTCATGCAGATTTTGTGATGACGAATTCTTCCTGGACACAAAATCATATTGCATCCTTATGGGGTAAGGACATTAATTTGTCTGTGGTGTTTCCACCTTGCAATACTTCAGAACTTGATAAAGTTGATATTCTTCGTCCACGGGAATCAAGCTTACTTTATCTTGCGCAATATCGCCCCGAGAAGAATCATAAAGACTTGCTTCAcagctttgctttttatatACAACAACACCCAGAATCTCCTGCTAAACTTTTGCTTGTTGGTAGTGCACGCAATGAGACAGATTTAAAGCTAGTGGAATCTTTGAAAGGGCTCGctcaaaaattgaaggtAATCGAAAGAGTCGAATTTATTGTAGATGCCCCATGGCCTAAAGTGGTAGAGTATCTTGGAACCTGCTCGATAGGAGTTAACTATATGTGGAACGAACACTTTGGTATTGGTGTTGTTGAGTACATGGCAGCTGGCCTGATACCTGTTGTTAACAACTCAGGTGGACCGAAGTTCGACATTGTCATTCCTTGGATAGGAAAACCTACAGGATTTCATGCGTCTACTGTTGCCGAATATGCAGAagctttccaaaaagctttAACCCTCAGTACTCAAGAACAACAAGAAATGCGAGTTAATGCACGATCTGCTTGTGCTCGGTTCGGTGAGCATGTGTTTATGCGTGATTTCGGGGATGTATTTGCCAAACTTTTACGGGAAGTTTATGCAAAGGATTAA
- the rpl902 gene encoding 60S ribosomal protein L9, translating to MGRDIYKDETLTIPKGVSVDIKARQVTVTGPRGTLSKSLRHIDLEMKKQGNVIKFIVWHGARLHNACLRTVYSIINNMMIGVTQGFRYKMRLVYAHFPININLSENGSVVEIRNFLGERITRVIKCLPGVTVSMSANVKDELIIEGNSLENVSQSSANIKQACNVRNKDIRKFLDGIYVSERGNITELE from the coding sequence ATGGGCCGCGACATTTACAAGGACGAAACTTTGACTATTCCCAAGGGAGTTAGCGTCGATATTAAAGCCCGCCAAGTCACCGTAACCGGTCCTCGTGGTACTCTTTCTAAGAGCTTGCGCCATATTGACttggaaatgaagaagcaaGGCAATGTTATCAAATTCATTGTCTGGCACGGTGCTCGTTTACACAACGCTTGCCTTCGTACCGTCTACTCCATCATCAATAACATGATGATCGGTGTTACTCAAGGTTTCCGTTACAAGATGCGTCTTGTCTATGCACACTTTCCCATCAACATCAACTTGTCCGAAAACGGTAGCGTTGTCGAGATTCGCAACTTCTTGGGTGAGCGTATCACTCGTGTCATCAAGTGCTTGCCCGGTGTTACCGTTTCCATGTCTGCTAACGTCAAGGATGAATTGATCATTGAGGGCAACTCTTTGGAAAACGTCTCTCAGTCTTCTGCCAACATTAAGCAAGCTTGCAATGTCCGTAACAAGGATATTCGTAAGTTCTTGGATGGTATCTATGTTTCTGAGCGTGGCAACATTACCGAGTTGGAGTAA